Sequence from the Hamadaea flava genome:
CCGCAAGACGTCGAAGACGACCCGCGACGAAATCGTAGGGCTCATCACCGGGGCGTTTCCCGGCGATCCGCGGCCCACCGGAGCCCAGAAGGATGCGGCATGACCGTCACCCAGCAACCCTCGGTCGCCAACCGTGAACCGGGTGCCGCCGCCGGCCCAGCTCACCGTGGCCTGTGGTCCCGGGCGCTCCTCCGGCAGGAGTTCACGCTCGCCCTGGTCATCGTGGTCATCAGCGTCGCCGCCTTCACCCGCAACCACGCGTTCCTCAGCAGCGACAACGTGCTCGAACTGCTGCGCAGTTCGGTCATCTACTTCGTCATGGCGTGCGGCGCGGCCCTGCTCACCATCGGCGGCGGACTGGACTTCTCCGTCGGCGGCGTCTTCACCCTGGGTGCGCTGAGCACCACTCTGCTCCTCGTCCGCGACGTTCCATGGCCGTTGGCGGTGGTGTTCGGCATCGTGATCGGCGCCCTGGTCGGGGCGATCAATCACCTCGTCATCACCTATCTGCACGTCCCGCCGATCATCGCGACGCTCGGCACGTTCTTCATCTTACTGGGACTGGACACCCAGGTCTCGCAGGGCGACGACGTGTTGCCGCTGCCGGAGGCGTTCACGACGTTGGGACAAGGAAGCGTTCTGGGCATTCCGAACGTCATCCTCTACGCGATCGCCGTCGGGGTCGTGTGCTGGTTCCTGCTGGAACGCACCCGGTTCGGGGTGAACGTGCGCGCGCTCGGCGGTAACCGGCAGGCCGCGGTCCAGAACGGACTGCGGGTCGCCCGGCTCGACCTCGCCCTGTACGCGATCGCCGGAGCGACCGGCGCACTGGCCGGGATCATCTACGCCGCCCGCGTCGGGGCCGGTCAGGTGCAGGCCGGTGGCGCGACGACGACCCTCAACGTCGTCACCGCGGTCCTCATCGGCGGCGTGAGCCTGTTCGGCGGCCTCGGCAGCATCACGGGGGTGGCGTTCGGTGCGCTCCTGCTGTCGACAGTGGACAACGCGTTGATCGTCGCCCAGGTGCCGCCCGACTACAACAACATCATCGTCGGAGCGATCCTCATCGGCGCCGTCGCGGTCGATCATCTGCGCCGCAAGCGTCTGTACCGGCGAGGATGACGCGATGACGACCAACTGGACGGTCCAGGCCCGCTACGTGGATCCCGAACTCGCGGCGATGCAGGTCCTGTCGCCTCGGATCACGTTGAACGACCTCGCAGCCGCCCGCGAACTGGAACAGCTCCTCGCGACGCAGGCCACTCGCAGTGCCGACGACGTGGACA
This genomic interval carries:
- a CDS encoding ABC transporter permease; protein product: MTVTQQPSVANREPGAAAGPAHRGLWSRALLRQEFTLALVIVVISVAAFTRNHAFLSSDNVLELLRSSVIYFVMACGAALLTIGGGLDFSVGGVFTLGALSTTLLLVRDVPWPLAVVFGIVIGALVGAINHLVITYLHVPPIIATLGTFFILLGLDTQVSQGDDVLPLPEAFTTLGQGSVLGIPNVILYAIAVGVVCWFLLERTRFGVNVRALGGNRQAAVQNGLRVARLDLALYAIAGATGALAGIIYAARVGAGQVQAGGATTTLNVVTAVLIGGVSLFGGLGSITGVAFGALLLSTVDNALIVAQVPPDYNNIIVGAILIGAVAVDHLRRKRLYRRG